The Streptomyces sp. NBC_01276 genome contains the following window.
CGCCGCGTACGGCGAGCACTCCCCGATCGCGGTCCTGGGACGGCGCTTCGCCTCCGGAGAGATCGACGAGGACGAGTACTGGCGCCGGCTGTCCGTCCTCGACGAGCAGTTCGGCCGCTCCCTCCGGGACGGCGCGGCATGAGCCCCGCCACCACCGCCACCGCACCGGGCGGCGGCGAACGCGCCGCCGCACGCGTCGTCGACGCGGTCAAGGTCTACGGCCGCGGCGACACCGAGGTGCGGGCCCTCGACGGGGTCAGCACCACGTTTCCGGCCGGCCGCTTCACCGCCATCATGGGACCGTCCGGTTCCGGCAAGTCCACCCTCATGCACTGCGCCGCCGGACTCGACACCCTGACCTCCGGCTCCGTCCACATCGGAGGCACCGAACTCGGCGCCCTCGACGACCGCGGGCTCACGCTGCTGCGCCGTGAGCGCATCGGCTTCGTCTTCCAGGCCTTCAACCTGGTTCCCACCCTCACCGCCGCCGAGAACATCACCCTCCCCCTGGACCTCGCCGGCACCCGGCCCGACGCCGCCCGGCTGGACGTCCTGATCGACGTCGTCGGGCTCCGCGACCGCCTGCACCACCGGCCCGCCGAGCTCTCCGGGGGCCAGCAGCAGCGCGTCGCCGTGGCCCGCGCCCTCGCCGGCGACCCCGAGGTGGTGTTCGCCGACGAACCGACCGGGAACCTCGACTCCCGCGCGGGCCAGGAGGTGCTCGGCCTCCTCGGCAGGGCGGTGCGCGAGATGGGCCGTACGGTCGTCATGGTCACCCACGACCCGGTCGCCGCCGCCCACGCCGACGAGGTCCTGTTCCTCGCCGACGGCCGCCTCGTCGACCGGATGTCGGCCCCGACCGCCGACCGCGTCCTGGACCGCCTCAAAGCCTTCGACACCTCCGACACCTCCGACACCTCCGACACCCTCGGCGCCTCCGACACGTCGGAGACCTTCGGCGCCACTGGCACCCGCAGCGGCACGGGCGCGGTCGCCCGCCCCGGAAGGCGGACGTCATGAGCGCGGCCCGCACCACCCTGCGACTGGCCACCGCCTCGCTGCGCGCCCGCAGACGCCGCTTCGCCGGAACCTTCACGGCCGTCCTCCTCGGCGTCGCCTTCCTCGCCGGAACCCTCGTCATGGGCGACACCCTCCGCGCGAGCTTCGACAGCATGTTCGCGGGCGCGGCGAGCGGCACCGACGCGGTCGTGCGCGGCTCGCGCGTCGTCACCGTCCCCGGCCAGGCCCAGGGCAGCCGCCAGACGGTCGCCGCCGACCTCGCGGACCGGCTCCGCGCCGTCCCCGGCGTGGCCGCCGTCGAGCCCGACATCCAGGGCGCCGGGCAGCTCGTCGGCAAGGACGGCCGCCCGGTCGGCGGTCAGGGCCCGCCCACCCTCGCCGGGAACTGGATCGCGGACCCCCGCCTCAACCCGTACCGCCTGGCCGAGGGCCGCGCACCGCAGCGCACCGGCGAGGTCGTCGTCAACCGGGGAGCCGCCGTACAGGGCGGCCTCGCCGTCGGCGACACGACCGTGCTGCGCACCCCCGACCCGGTCCGCGTCACCGTCGTCGGCCTGGCCACCTTCGGCGGCGCCGACGGCATGGGGCAGGTCACGTACACCGCGATGACCCGCGCGGACGCCGAGAAGTACCTCACCGCCGGCCCCGGCCGGGCGGCCTCCCTCCTGGTCCGGGCCGCCCCCGGCACCACCCAGCGCCGACTGGTGGAGGCCCTCGGCCCGGTGCTGCCGCAGGGCGTCGAGGCCATCACCGGGCAGGAGGCGGTCGAGGAGAACACCGAGATGATCTCGGGCCGGTTCCTCGGCCTGTTCACCACCCTGCTGCTGGTCTTCTCCGGGATCGCCCTGCTCGTCGCCACCTTCGGCATCCACAACACCTTCGCGATCGTCGTCGCCCAGCGCACCCGCGAGAACGCCCTGCTCCGCGCCCTCGGCGCCGCCCGCCGCCAGATCCTCGCCGGCACCCTGGCCGAGGCCGCGGTGGTCGGGGTCCTCGCCTCGGTGGGCGGCCTGCTCGGCGGCCTCGGCGTCGCGGCCGGCCTCCGGGCGCTCTTCCCGGCCCTCGGATTCCCCTTCCCCGAAGGGGACCTGGTCGTCAGCACCACCTCACTGCTGCTCCCGCTCGGCGTCGGCGTCGCCGTCTGCCTCGGCTCCGCGCTGGCACCCGCCGTACGGGCGGGCCGCACGGCACCCCTCGCGGCCCTGCGCGAGAGCACGGTGGACCGCTCCGGGGCCTCGCGGGCCCGCACGCTCGCGGGCGCCGTCCTCGGCGCCGCCGCCCTCGCGGCGATCCTGGCCGGGGTCCCGGCCGCGCCGTCGCCGTGGCTGTCGGGGACGGGGGCGGTCCTGGCGACCGCCTCGTTCGTCGTCCTCGGACCGGTGACGTCCTCGTACGCCGTACGGATCCTCGCGGATCCCCTGCGCCGGCTGCGCGGGGTCCCGGGAGCCCTCGCGGGACGCAACGCCGCGCGCGACCCCCGACGGACGGCGGCCACCGCGACCGCGCTGATGATCGGAGTCGCCGTCGTCAGCCTCTTCACCGTCTTCGGGGCCTCCCTCAAGGCCACCATGGACCGGACGGTGTCCCGCTCCTTCGCGGGTGACGTCGCCATCAGCACCCCCGCGTTCGGGGCGGGCGGCAGCGGCCTCAGCCCCGCGCTGGCGCCCGCCGTGGCGGCCCTGCCCGAGGTGCGGAGCGCCGTGGGCCTGGGCAGGGGAGTCGCGGAGGTCGACGGCTCCGGCCGCGCCCTGACGGTCACCGACCCGGCCGCCCTCGCCGTCGGCCTCGACCTCGGCACGGTGGAGGGACGCCTCGACTCCCTCGGCACGGACGGCATCGCGGTCAGCGCGAAGGAAGCCGGCCGGCACGGCTGGCGGCCGGGCAGCGGCCTCGAACTCGCCTTCACCGACGGGCAGAAGCTCCCGTTCACGGTCCGTGCCGTCTACGACCGCCCCGACCTCGCCGGCGACTACCTGATCACCCGTGCGGCCTGGGCCCCGCACCGCGCCCAGGACTCCGACACCCTGGTCGCCGTCACCTTCCGGGACGGGGTGTCCGCGGCGGACGGCGCGGCCGCGGTGGAGCGTACGGCCGCCCGGTACGGCGGCCCGGAGGTCCAGACCCGGGCGGAGTACGCCGCCTCCTCGGCGGGCGGCATCGACATGATGCTCACCCTCGTCTACGCCCTCCTCGCCCTCGCCGTGCTCATCGCCCTGCTCGGCATCGCCAACACCCTCACCCTCGCGGTGCACGAACGCACCCGCGAACTGGGACTCCTGCGCGCCGTCGGCCAGACCCGGGCCCAGCTACGGGCGATGGTCCGCTGGGAGTCGGTGCTGGTGGCCGCCTTCGGCACGGCGGGCGGCCTGCTCCTCGGCGTCCTCCTCGGCTGGGTCCTGGTGACGGCCTCGGCGGGCGCGGGGGACGACGCCCTCGCCTTCACCGCGCCTCCGGCGCAGCTCGCGGTGGTCGCTCTGGCGGGACCGGCGGCCGGCGTCCTCGCAGGACTGCGCCCGGCCCGTCGGGCGGCCCGCCTGGACGTCCTGCCCGCCGTCGCCGCCGCATAGCCCCACCCACCGGGGGACGCGGGCCCGGTCGCCCGGGAGCGGCCGGAGTCGAGATTGCGAAGGGAGTGAGGCTCCGCGCCGCCCCGTCCGGCGGCGGTCCGAGTGGCAGGCTGGAGGCATGTGCGGCCGATACGTCTCCACCCGCAGCCCCGAGGACCTGACCGGCCTGTTCGGGGCCGCCGCGCCGGGCCCCGACGCGGTGGTCCCGCCCAGCTGGAACGTCGCCCCGACCGATCCCGTGTGGGCGGTACTGGAGCGCGCCGACCGCGAGACCGGGCTCCTGGAACGCCGGCTGCGGCCGCTGCGCTGGGGGCTGGTGCCGTCCTGGTCCAAGGACCCGGGCGGCGCGGCGCGGATGATCAACGCCCGTGTCGAGACGGTCGCCGAGAAGCCGGCCTACCGCCGCGCCTACGCCACACGCCGCTGCCTGCTGCCCGCCGACGGCTTCTACGAGTGGCAGGCCGTCCCGGCGACCGCCACCGCCAAGGCGTACAAGCAGCCCTACTTCATCAGCCCGCAGGACGGCACCGTGATGGCGATGGCCGGCCTGTACGAGTTCTGGCGCGACCCCGCCGTCACGGACGGGGACGACCCGGCCGCCTGGTGGGCGACCTGCACCGTGATCACCACCGAGGCCACCGACGCCGCCGGCCGGGTCCACCCCCGGATGCCGCTGGCCCTCGCCCCCGCCGACTACGACGCCTGGCTGGACCCCGGGCACCGGGACCCGCACGCCCTGCGCACCCTCCTCGCCACCCCCGCCGAAGGCCGCCTGGAGGTCCGCGCGGTCGGCACCGCGGTCAACAGCGTCCGCAACAACGGCCCCGGGCTCCTGGACGATCCGGTGGTCACCCGGACCCGCTGACCCCGGACGCCTCCTGGGCGCGGGCGGAGGCGTCCGTCTGCGCCAGCCTGCGCAGCGCCGCGAACATCCTGTCCCCCAGGACCGTGGCCACGGCCACCGATTCGACGAGGTCCTCACGGGAGGTCTTGCCGGACAGGGACGCGAGATCCGCGCCCGCCACCTGCGCCGCCGCCTCGGCGTAGGTGTCGAGCACTCCGGCGAAGCCGGCGTGCCCGGCCCGCGCCAGGGCCGCCAGGGCCGCGGCGAGGGCCTCGCCGGCCGGGCAGTCCGGGGACGCCCGCCAGCCGCGCGCCTCGATGAGCCGGGCCACCCGCTCGCGTGCGAGGACGGTCTCGGCGTCCGCCTCCCCTCCGTGCTCCGGCACCAGCCGGTCCGTCACCGCCCCGAGGAGTTTGTGGACGGGCCGCTCCGTGTCGTCGACGGCCGCCAGTACCTCGCGGATGGCGGCCAGGGAGAGCCCGCCGACCTCCAGGAGGCCGCGGACCAGCCGCAGCCTGCGCTCGTGGGCGTCCCCGTAGCTCGCCTGGTTGGGACTGCTGAGCTCACCGGCCGGGAGCAGCCCCTCCCGTACGTAGTACTTGATCGTCGGTACCGGTACCCCGGTCCGTGCGCTCAGCTCGCCGATGCGCATCCTCGCGCCGTCCCTCCGTCGTGAACCCTTGCCGCCGTCCCCCGAATCATAGATAGTGGCGCTACCGGATAGCGGTAAGTGCCGCTATCCATTCTCTTCTGGGGTTTCCATGACGTTCTCCTCCTTAAGGACCTGGCACCGCCCGCTGGTGCTCTTCGCGGGCCTGATGGCCGTCTGGGCGGTCGGCTCGACCGTGGGGCTGCTCGTCGACGGCCGGGTCCTGTTGGGCGCCCCCATCTGGGCCAAGCCCCTCAAGTTCGC
Protein-coding sequences here:
- a CDS encoding SHOCT domain-containing protein, with the protein product MTTLAHDGPAPWLLLFPLVWAAVVITVVTVLRRTVWRGGRRGPWQNRAAAYGEHSPIAVLGRRFASGEIDEDEYWRRLSVLDEQFGRSLRDGAA
- a CDS encoding ABC transporter ATP-binding protein, whose amino-acid sequence is MSPATTATAPGGGERAAARVVDAVKVYGRGDTEVRALDGVSTTFPAGRFTAIMGPSGSGKSTLMHCAAGLDTLTSGSVHIGGTELGALDDRGLTLLRRERIGFVFQAFNLVPTLTAAENITLPLDLAGTRPDAARLDVLIDVVGLRDRLHHRPAELSGGQQQRVAVARALAGDPEVVFADEPTGNLDSRAGQEVLGLLGRAVREMGRTVVMVTHDPVAAAHADEVLFLADGRLVDRMSAPTADRVLDRLKAFDTSDTSDTSDTLGASDTSETFGATGTRSGTGAVARPGRRTS
- a CDS encoding ABC transporter permease; protein product: MSAARTTLRLATASLRARRRRFAGTFTAVLLGVAFLAGTLVMGDTLRASFDSMFAGAASGTDAVVRGSRVVTVPGQAQGSRQTVAADLADRLRAVPGVAAVEPDIQGAGQLVGKDGRPVGGQGPPTLAGNWIADPRLNPYRLAEGRAPQRTGEVVVNRGAAVQGGLAVGDTTVLRTPDPVRVTVVGLATFGGADGMGQVTYTAMTRADAEKYLTAGPGRAASLLVRAAPGTTQRRLVEALGPVLPQGVEAITGQEAVEENTEMISGRFLGLFTTLLLVFSGIALLVATFGIHNTFAIVVAQRTRENALLRALGAARRQILAGTLAEAAVVGVLASVGGLLGGLGVAAGLRALFPALGFPFPEGDLVVSTTSLLLPLGVGVAVCLGSALAPAVRAGRTAPLAALRESTVDRSGASRARTLAGAVLGAAALAAILAGVPAAPSPWLSGTGAVLATASFVVLGPVTSSYAVRILADPLRRLRGVPGALAGRNAARDPRRTAATATALMIGVAVVSLFTVFGASLKATMDRTVSRSFAGDVAISTPAFGAGGSGLSPALAPAVAALPEVRSAVGLGRGVAEVDGSGRALTVTDPAALAVGLDLGTVEGRLDSLGTDGIAVSAKEAGRHGWRPGSGLELAFTDGQKLPFTVRAVYDRPDLAGDYLITRAAWAPHRAQDSDTLVAVTFRDGVSAADGAAAVERTAARYGGPEVQTRAEYAASSAGGIDMMLTLVYALLALAVLIALLGIANTLTLAVHERTRELGLLRAVGQTRAQLRAMVRWESVLVAAFGTAGGLLLGVLLGWVLVTASAGAGDDALAFTAPPAQLAVVALAGPAAGVLAGLRPARRAARLDVLPAVAAA
- a CDS encoding SOS response-associated peptidase, producing the protein MCGRYVSTRSPEDLTGLFGAAAPGPDAVVPPSWNVAPTDPVWAVLERADRETGLLERRLRPLRWGLVPSWSKDPGGAARMINARVETVAEKPAYRRAYATRRCLLPADGFYEWQAVPATATAKAYKQPYFISPQDGTVMAMAGLYEFWRDPAVTDGDDPAAWWATCTVITTEATDAAGRVHPRMPLALAPADYDAWLDPGHRDPHALRTLLATPAEGRLEVRAVGTAVNSVRNNGPGLLDDPVVTRTR
- a CDS encoding MerR family transcriptional regulator; this translates as MRIGELSARTGVPVPTIKYYVREGLLPAGELSSPNQASYGDAHERRLRLVRGLLEVGGLSLAAIREVLAAVDDTERPVHKLLGAVTDRLVPEHGGEADAETVLARERVARLIEARGWRASPDCPAGEALAAALAALARAGHAGFAGVLDTYAEAAAQVAGADLASLSGKTSREDLVESVAVATVLGDRMFAALRRLAQTDASARAQEASGVSGSG